Proteins encoded within one genomic window of Corynebacterium aurimucosum:
- a CDS encoding nucleosidase translates to MENLSGRTLFIAAVDAEATHVPEGAPLLITGIGTVPAAIELTTVLASAQQLPERVINIGTAGALRDDLSGVFEVSHVRKHDFHLEVLSDVSRYLLPEVIELETSGKLPTATLATGDAFISDTPTRTRLAQDSELCDMEGYAIAAVCRKFGVPCTLLKQVSDTANEESYGSWASVLDRAAEELAAAFGTVSAD, encoded by the coding sequence ATGGAGAATCTGTCTGGTCGTACACTGTTCATCGCCGCCGTGGATGCTGAAGCCACACACGTTCCCGAAGGAGCGCCGCTGCTCATCACCGGTATTGGTACGGTTCCCGCCGCCATCGAGCTGACCACGGTGCTGGCCTCGGCACAGCAACTGCCGGAGCGGGTTATCAACATCGGTACTGCGGGCGCGCTTCGCGACGATCTCTCAGGCGTCTTCGAGGTCTCCCACGTGCGCAAGCATGACTTCCACCTAGAGGTGCTCAGCGATGTTTCCCGCTATCTCCTTCCCGAGGTGATCGAGCTTGAAACCTCCGGTAAGCTGCCGACCGCAACGCTTGCCACGGGTGACGCCTTTATTTCGGATACCCCGACCCGCACGCGCCTTGCCCAGGATTCCGAGCTGTGCGATATGGAGGGCTACGCCATCGCCGCGGTGTGTCGAAAGTTCGGCGTGCCGTGCACGCTGCTCAAGCAGGTTTCGGACACCGCTAATGAGGAATCCTATGGCTCGTGGGCCTCGGTGCTCGACCGCGCGGCGGAGGAACTGGCCGCCGCCTTCGGCACGGTGTCCGCGGACTAG
- a CDS encoding LppP/LprE family lipoprotein: MLRSASAFVGAALMCLPLAACSQGEQGEVDTPMFSAVRNNPTSVAAASPTEEAASPEPTSNQAPAPKTEEPESCEDIDAEEAYQSGIGTIAPWNGFGWGRPSSSEFDPCADLSWLIIAIEGATASSPHHIMLFHKGEYLGTATAEPYGFFPTIERVNDAEIAVTYHWAREGETTAGRTGETHAGFRWDEGQQKVIMSGDVPPSTY; this comes from the coding sequence ATGCTCCGGTCTGCTTCTGCCTTCGTGGGCGCTGCACTCATGTGCCTCCCCCTCGCCGCCTGTTCTCAGGGCGAGCAGGGCGAGGTGGACACCCCAATGTTTAGCGCGGTCCGCAACAACCCAACGAGCGTTGCTGCCGCAAGCCCCACGGAAGAGGCCGCAAGCCCGGAGCCAACGAGCAACCAGGCACCTGCCCCGAAGACCGAAGAACCAGAGTCCTGCGAGGATATTGACGCTGAAGAGGCCTATCAATCAGGCATTGGCACCATCGCACCGTGGAATGGCTTCGGTTGGGGGCGGCCTTCCTCCTCAGAGTTCGACCCTTGCGCGGATTTGAGCTGGCTAATCATTGCCATCGAGGGGGCTACGGCCTCCTCACCGCACCACATCATGCTGTTCCACAAGGGCGAATATCTCGGCACCGCGACCGCCGAGCCTTATGGTTTCTTCCCCACCATCGAACGCGTAAATGACGCCGAGATCGCCGTAACCTACCACTGGGCGCGCGAGGGCGAAACCACCGCCGGGCGCACCGGCGAGACGCACGCAGGCTTCCGCTGGGATGAAGGCCAGCAGAAGGTGATCATGAGCGGTGATGTCCCTCCCAGCACTTACTAG
- a CDS encoding AI-2E family transporter, with translation MTNNNDDGARSGTSSTASDAAASAAAEPINEEATLPVSKTDDKSRVLGRDAISLAKVCLIFIIVVAGVGLAGYLLKFIWVGLLPVILAILVCTVLFPVTNWLRAHKFPRALASITTLLGFLAIIGGVFAAMAPVVSSQGASLVNQAEGGLNKLVDMAKDLPFDIDAAKVQEVLDDAMTFIKGQASNIATGVISGVSMASSIAMALAIMLFVAFFILKDGDKFLPWLRTYTGYSAGWHATELLTRVWNTLSGFIQAQAAVAAVDGILIGLGLWVLQVPLALVIGVVTFFASFIPVIGAVTAGALAVIIALVSDGLTKALLALALIIIVQQVEGNVLQPMLQSKAMGLHAAMVLLSVTVGSALAGIIGAFLAVPVAATIAVVFRYHQEMASLRAGEIEAKNIKISTAEGHEDVMELYENLEASGAR, from the coding sequence ATGACAAACAACAATGATGACGGTGCCCGCTCGGGCACGTCCTCCACGGCCTCTGATGCGGCGGCTTCTGCCGCCGCGGAGCCCATTAATGAAGAAGCTACCCTCCCGGTGTCGAAGACCGATGACAAGTCTCGCGTCCTCGGGCGCGATGCCATCTCCTTGGCCAAGGTGTGCTTGATCTTCATCATCGTGGTGGCGGGCGTCGGCCTGGCCGGCTACCTGCTGAAGTTCATCTGGGTGGGCCTGCTGCCGGTCATCCTGGCCATTTTGGTGTGCACGGTGCTCTTCCCCGTGACCAACTGGTTGCGCGCGCACAAATTCCCCCGCGCGCTGGCCTCCATCACCACGCTGCTGGGCTTTTTGGCCATCATCGGCGGCGTCTTCGCGGCGATGGCCCCGGTCGTCTCCTCTCAGGGCGCGTCCTTGGTCAATCAGGCTGAAGGCGGCTTGAACAAGCTCGTCGATATGGCCAAGGACCTACCTTTCGATATTGATGCCGCGAAAGTCCAGGAAGTCCTCGATGACGCCATGACCTTCATCAAGGGCCAAGCTTCCAACATCGCCACCGGGGTGATTTCCGGTGTATCGATGGCCAGCTCCATCGCCATGGCGCTCGCCATCATGCTCTTCGTGGCCTTCTTCATCCTCAAGGACGGCGATAAGTTCCTGCCGTGGCTGCGCACCTACACCGGCTACTCCGCCGGCTGGCACGCCACCGAGCTGCTGACTCGCGTGTGGAACACGTTATCTGGCTTCATTCAGGCGCAAGCAGCCGTCGCGGCCGTCGATGGCATCCTCATCGGCCTCGGCCTCTGGGTTCTCCAGGTACCGCTGGCCCTTGTCATCGGCGTAGTTACGTTCTTCGCCAGCTTCATCCCGGTCATTGGCGCTGTCACTGCGGGCGCTTTGGCCGTCATCATCGCGCTGGTCTCCGATGGGCTGACGAAGGCCTTGCTCGCCTTGGCTCTCATCATCATCGTCCAGCAGGTGGAGGGCAACGTCCTCCAGCCGATGCTGCAATCCAAGGCCATGGGCCTGCACGCGGCGATGGTGCTGCTCTCCGTCACGGTCGGCTCCGCCTTGGCCGGCATCATCGGCGCCTTCCTGGCTGTGCCGGTGGCTGCCACCATTGCCGTGGTCTTCCGCTACCACCAGGAGATGGCCAGCCTGCGTGCCGGCGAAATCGAAGCTAAAAACATTAAGATTTCCACGGCGGAGGGCCATGAGGACGTCATGGAGCTCTACGAGAACCTAGAGGCCAGCGGCGCCCGCTAG
- a CDS encoding DUF6114 domain-containing protein — protein sequence MSADHARDSDAALHGAEAPDSLDVDQAVAPAAATGGVWARFKAWRGRRPFFPGLLLILSGIVIAMPAYFTVQISDLLVMISTVSGVSTLLIGALLVMFGLGAWFRPTTATYLGVLGIIVAVIAIPTSNLGGFLIGSVLGIIGGALTLAWEPSDG from the coding sequence ATGTCTGCTGATCACGCTAGGGATTCCGACGCAGCACTGCATGGAGCAGAAGCGCCGGATTCTCTCGATGTCGACCAGGCTGTAGCTCCCGCGGCAGCCACAGGTGGGGTGTGGGCGCGGTTTAAGGCGTGGCGTGGCCGGCGGCCGTTCTTTCCGGGGTTGCTGCTCATACTTTCGGGAATCGTCATCGCTATGCCCGCCTATTTCACGGTGCAGATTTCGGATCTGCTCGTCATGATCTCCACGGTGTCGGGTGTGTCCACGCTGCTCATCGGGGCGCTGTTGGTCATGTTTGGCCTCGGCGCGTGGTTCCGTCCCACCACGGCGACGTACCTGGGCGTGCTGGGCATCATCGTGGCGGTCATCGCTATTCCGACCTCCAACCTGGGAGGCTTCCTCATCGGCTCAGTGCTCGGGATCATCGGTGGCGCGCTGACCTTGGCCTGGGAGCCTAGCGATGGTTAA
- the cysD gene encoding sulfate adenylyltransferase subunit CysD, whose translation MTLSPHLKDLENESLHILREVAGQFDKVGLLFSGGKDSVVVFELARRAFAPATVPFELIHVDTGHNFPEVIDFRDQLVEETGARLHVALVQDWIDRGDIQERPDGTRNPLQSVPLVETIAERGYDAVLGGARRDEERARAKERIFSIRDSFGGWDPRRQRPELWDLYNGGKMAGENVRVFPISNWTESDIWEYIGARNLQLPSIYYSHQREVFNRNGMWLTPGEWGGPREDEPLETRTVRYRTVGDMSCTGAVESTAASPDEVLAEISISTLSERGATRADDKLSESAMEDRKKEGYF comes from the coding sequence ATGACTCTTTCACCACACCTTAAAGATTTAGAGAACGAATCCCTCCACATCCTGCGCGAAGTCGCCGGGCAATTCGACAAGGTAGGCCTGCTCTTTTCCGGCGGCAAGGACTCCGTCGTCGTCTTCGAGCTCGCCCGCCGCGCCTTTGCGCCGGCCACAGTGCCCTTCGAGCTCATCCACGTGGATACCGGCCACAACTTCCCGGAGGTCATCGACTTCCGCGATCAGCTCGTCGAGGAAACCGGCGCGCGCCTGCACGTGGCGCTGGTCCAAGACTGGATCGACCGCGGCGACATCCAGGAGCGCCCCGACGGAACCCGCAACCCGCTGCAGTCCGTGCCGCTGGTGGAGACCATCGCGGAGCGCGGATACGACGCCGTGCTGGGTGGCGCGCGCCGCGACGAGGAACGCGCCCGCGCCAAAGAGCGCATCTTTTCCATCCGCGATTCCTTCGGCGGTTGGGATCCGCGCCGCCAGCGCCCGGAGCTCTGGGACCTGTACAACGGCGGCAAGATGGCCGGCGAAAACGTTCGCGTCTTCCCCATTTCTAACTGGACTGAGTCCGATATCTGGGAATACATCGGCGCGCGCAACCTGCAGCTTCCCTCCATCTATTACTCCCACCAGCGCGAGGTATTTAACCGCAACGGCATGTGGCTGACACCAGGTGAATGGGGCGGACCGCGCGAGGATGAACCGTTGGAGACCCGCACCGTGCGCTACCGCACCGTGGGGGATATGTCCTGCACCGGTGCCGTGGAATCCACCGCCGCCTCGCCGGATGAAGTGCTCGCGGAAATCTCCATTTCCACCCTGTCCGAGCGCGGAGCCACCCGCGCCGATGACAAATTGTCCGAGTCCGCCATGGAGGACCGCAAGAAGGAAGGCTACTTCTGA
- a CDS encoding ABC transporter ATP-binding protein produces the protein MELARILLSRSKPYTGYVIAVLLLQALSTAATLYLPSLNAKIIDRGVAQVDIDYIWHTGGIMLIVAFAQVIAAIAAIWFGSRTAMGLGRDLRSDIFRRVTRYSAEDMSNFGTATLITRGTNDVQQIQMVYMMILNFMVTAPIMSIGGIIMAIREDAGMSWLVAVSVIVLLAAISLIIVRLMPLFRAWQGKLDVMNGTLREQIAGIRVVRAFTREEHEAERFRTANRDLTNLSLKVGQLFILMFPIITVILNVATGAVLWFGGHRVDEGLVEVGSLTAFLQYLLQILAAVMMGTFMAMILPRAIICARRITDVLEHEPSITEPAQPRTPEHSEGVVEFDNVSFQYAGAEAPVLHDVSFTATPGTTTALIGATGSGKTTALSLIPRLYLPTKGRVLLDGTDIAEMARKDVVKRVGLVPQKPYLFSGTVASNLRLGAPEATDEELWNALRVAQADFVEDLDMHISQGGTNVSGGQRQRLSIARMLVARPLVYLFDDSFSALDVLTDAAVRSGMREYTAEATTIIVAQRVSSIVDADQILVMDAGRVVARGTHGELLESSETYREIVESQKTSEVA, from the coding sequence ATGGAACTCGCTCGCATCCTTTTATCCCGCTCCAAGCCCTATACCGGCTACGTCATCGCGGTACTGCTCCTCCAGGCACTATCCACCGCGGCAACGCTCTACCTGCCTTCGCTCAACGCGAAGATCATCGACAGGGGCGTGGCCCAAGTAGACATCGACTACATCTGGCACACCGGCGGCATCATGCTCATCGTGGCCTTCGCCCAAGTCATCGCCGCCATCGCCGCCATCTGGTTCGGCTCCCGCACCGCCATGGGCCTCGGCCGCGACCTGCGCTCCGATATCTTCCGCCGCGTCACCCGCTACTCCGCCGAAGACATGAGCAACTTCGGCACCGCTACCCTCATCACCCGCGGCACCAACGACGTCCAGCAGATCCAGATGGTCTACATGATGATCCTCAACTTCATGGTCACTGCCCCCATCATGTCCATCGGCGGCATCATCATGGCCATCCGCGAAGACGCCGGCATGTCCTGGCTCGTCGCGGTGTCCGTCATCGTGCTGCTGGCCGCCATCTCCCTCATCATCGTCCGGCTCATGCCGCTCTTTCGCGCTTGGCAAGGCAAGCTCGACGTCATGAACGGCACCCTGCGCGAACAAATCGCCGGCATCCGCGTCGTCCGCGCCTTCACTCGCGAGGAGCACGAAGCCGAGCGCTTCCGCACCGCCAACCGCGACCTGACCAACCTCTCCCTCAAGGTCGGCCAGCTGTTCATCCTCATGTTCCCCATCATCACCGTCATTCTCAACGTGGCCACCGGCGCGGTCCTCTGGTTCGGTGGCCACCGCGTGGACGAAGGCCTCGTGGAGGTCGGCTCGCTGACCGCTTTCCTGCAGTACCTGCTGCAGATCCTCGCCGCGGTCATGATGGGCACCTTCATGGCGATGATCCTCCCCCGCGCCATCATTTGCGCGCGCCGCATCACCGATGTCCTCGAACACGAACCCTCCATCACCGAGCCGGCTCAACCCCGTACCCCGGAGCACTCCGAGGGCGTCGTCGAATTCGACAACGTGTCCTTCCAATACGCCGGCGCCGAAGCGCCCGTGCTTCACGACGTCTCCTTCACCGCCACCCCCGGCACCACCACCGCGCTCATCGGCGCAACCGGTTCCGGCAAGACCACCGCGCTCTCCCTCATCCCGCGCCTCTATCTCCCGACGAAGGGCCGCGTGCTTCTCGACGGCACCGATATCGCCGAGATGGCTCGGAAGGACGTCGTCAAGCGTGTGGGCCTCGTGCCGCAGAAGCCTTACCTGTTCAGCGGCACCGTGGCCTCCAACCTGCGCCTGGGTGCGCCGGAGGCCACCGATGAGGAGCTGTGGAACGCGCTGCGCGTGGCCCAGGCGGACTTTGTTGAGGACCTCGACATGCACATCTCCCAGGGCGGCACCAACGTCTCCGGTGGGCAGCGCCAGCGCTTGTCCATCGCGCGCATGCTGGTCGCCCGCCCGTTGGTGTATCTCTTTGATGATTCCTTCTCCGCGCTGGACGTGCTCACGGATGCCGCCGTGCGTTCCGGAATGCGCGAGTACACCGCCGAAGCCACAACCATCATCGTGGCGCAGCGCGTGAGCTCGATCGTGGATGCCGACCAGATTCTGGTCATGGACGCCGGGCGCGTCGTCGCCCGCGGCACGCACGGGGAGTTGCTCGAGTCCTCCGAGACGTACCGCGAAATTGTGGAATCCCAGAAGACCTCGGAGGTGGCATAA
- a CDS encoding phosphoadenylyl-sulfate reductase has translation MTEPINLLDRGDYRDPSISPEGTRDTAPLEPAVAQRNQELVDKWADKLHDASAETITAWAAEHAPGRLAVTMSMENTVLAELAHRAHLDADLLFIDTGWHFPETLQVAGDVAKRYADLPLVTVRPLLSPEEQDKIYGPRLYARDVAAYNRMRKVEPLNMAMDPYVGWVTGLRRADSEHRATAPALSLDRTGRLKISPIITWDLDDTDAYIKEHDLIIHPLTLQGYRSIGCAPLTFPVGEGEDARSGRIFADGKTECGLHE, from the coding sequence ATGACCGAACCGATTAACCTGCTGGACCGCGGCGACTACCGCGACCCCAGCATTAGCCCCGAAGGCACCCGCGACACCGCGCCGCTCGAGCCTGCCGTGGCCCAGCGCAACCAGGAACTCGTCGACAAGTGGGCCGATAAGCTCCACGATGCCTCCGCCGAAACGATTACCGCGTGGGCCGCCGAACACGCGCCGGGCCGGCTCGCCGTCACGATGTCCATGGAAAACACCGTGTTAGCCGAGCTCGCGCACCGCGCCCACTTAGACGCCGACCTGCTCTTCATCGACACCGGCTGGCACTTTCCGGAGACGCTTCAGGTAGCGGGGGACGTCGCCAAGCGCTATGCGGACCTGCCGCTGGTGACCGTGCGCCCACTGTTGAGCCCTGAGGAACAGGACAAGATTTACGGCCCGCGCCTCTATGCACGCGACGTTGCGGCCTATAACCGCATGCGCAAGGTGGAGCCGCTAAACATGGCCATGGACCCCTACGTCGGGTGGGTCACCGGCCTGCGCCGCGCCGATTCCGAGCACCGCGCCACCGCTCCGGCGCTGAGCCTGGACCGCACGGGACGGCTGAAGATTTCCCCGATTATTACCTGGGACCTCGATGACACCGACGCCTACATCAAGGAACACGATCTCATCATTCACCCCCTCACCCTGCAGGGCTACCGTTCCATCGGCTGCGCGCCGTTGACCTTCCCGGTAGGCGAGGGCGAGGATGCACGCTCCGGGCGTATTTTCGCTGACGGCAAGACAGAATGCGGGTTACACGAATAA
- a CDS encoding methylenetetrahydrofolate--tRNA-(uracil-5-)-methyltransferase translates to MQRVAIVGDGPAALSTAERLIGAGLCVDLYCQRPAPFGLLRRFAGLSGAESIAAPCPKGTTPRLRLIGNVRVGNGPDADINHSDLNQLSASGDRHLVLLELMARGVAITTWEGLCHPTADVEDWATVTEQAQRAPVCF, encoded by the coding sequence ATGCAGCGTGTAGCCATCGTCGGGGACGGCCCCGCAGCGCTCTCCACCGCCGAGCGACTCATCGGGGCCGGGCTGTGCGTGGACCTGTACTGCCAGCGCCCTGCGCCCTTCGGTTTGCTGCGACGCTTCGCTGGGCTCTCCGGCGCAGAATCTATCGCCGCGCCATGCCCGAAGGGGACCACGCCGCGCCTGCGGCTTATCGGCAACGTGCGCGTGGGTAATGGCCCGGACGCGGACATCAACCATTCGGATCTCAACCAGCTTTCCGCCTCCGGCGACCGCCACTTGGTTTTACTGGAACTCATGGCCCGCGGCGTGGCCATCACGACATGGGAGGGCCTCTGCCACCCCACCGCCGACGTAGAAGATTGGGCCACCGTCACGGAACAGGCCCAGCGCGCACCGGTGTGCTTCTAG
- a CDS encoding ABC transporter ATP-binding protein: MTEQDNATLSEDTTAEIEEKTGENAPRKAKNFWPSAKRLFGLLAPFKAQLWAIAAMNIICVFLAVAAPKVMGMATDVIFSGVISRQLPAGVTKDQAIAALRAGGQEKFADMASAMDLHPGFGIDFSKLGTIIGIVIAMYVVSSLFQWWQGFLLNSLVMKVVFDLRENIEAKLNRLPLNYFDTQSRGDLLSRTTNDADNIQSALQQAISQLFYNLLMVVGITVMMFTVSWQLALVALLALPLTAVVIAVVGSRAQKQFKAQWKATGDLNGQVEEAFSGHDLATVFGRIDSMTEEFDKRNEELFRSASLAQFLAGMMMPIMQFISYLSYVVIAVLGALKVASGSLTLGGAQAFIQYSREFNQPLGQLGGMMQQVQSGVASAERVFEFLDAEEEPAEEPTSRLGGRAKGLVAFEDVDFAYDPDKPLIQDLSLRVEPGQTAAIVGPTGAGKTTLVNLIMRFYDIDSGTIRLDGVDTAQMSRHELRSQVGMVLQDAVVFEGTIMDNIRYGRLDATDEEVIAAAKATYVDRFVHSLPDGYDTKIDQDGGAISAGERQLITIARAFLAQPALLILDEATSSVDTRTEVLVQQAMNALRADRTSFIIAHRLSTIRDADLIIVMEEGRIVEQGTHAELLDAHGAYWRLHQSQFREDES; this comes from the coding sequence ATGACTGAGCAGGACAACGCTACGTTGAGTGAAGACACCACTGCCGAGATCGAGGAGAAGACCGGCGAGAACGCCCCGCGCAAAGCCAAGAACTTCTGGCCCTCCGCCAAGCGCCTCTTTGGTCTCCTCGCGCCGTTCAAGGCGCAGCTTTGGGCAATTGCGGCGATGAATATCATCTGCGTGTTCCTCGCCGTGGCCGCGCCGAAGGTCATGGGCATGGCCACCGACGTTATTTTTTCCGGCGTCATCTCCCGCCAGCTGCCCGCTGGTGTAACCAAGGACCAGGCGATCGCGGCGCTGCGCGCGGGTGGGCAGGAAAAGTTCGCCGACATGGCCTCAGCAATGGACTTGCACCCCGGCTTCGGCATTGATTTTTCCAAGCTGGGCACGATTATTGGCATCGTGATTGCGATGTACGTGGTGTCCTCTCTCTTCCAGTGGTGGCAGGGCTTTTTGCTCAACTCTCTGGTGATGAAGGTGGTTTTCGACCTACGCGAGAACATCGAGGCCAAGCTCAACCGCTTGCCGCTCAATTACTTCGACACGCAATCCCGCGGTGACCTTCTCTCGCGCACCACCAACGACGCCGATAACATCCAGTCCGCCTTGCAGCAGGCCATTTCGCAGCTGTTTTATAACCTGCTCATGGTCGTGGGCATCACGGTCATGATGTTCACCGTGTCCTGGCAGCTAGCGCTCGTGGCGCTGCTGGCGCTGCCGCTGACTGCGGTGGTCATCGCGGTGGTTGGCTCGCGCGCGCAGAAGCAGTTCAAGGCGCAGTGGAAAGCCACCGGTGACCTCAACGGACAGGTCGAGGAAGCCTTCTCCGGCCACGACCTAGCGACTGTCTTCGGGCGCATCGATTCCATGACGGAGGAGTTTGATAAGCGCAACGAGGAGCTGTTCCGCTCCGCGTCGCTGGCGCAGTTCCTGGCCGGAATGATGATGCCGATCATGCAGTTCATCTCCTACCTGTCGTACGTGGTCATCGCGGTGCTGGGCGCGCTCAAGGTGGCCTCCGGCTCGCTGACGTTGGGCGGCGCGCAGGCCTTCATCCAGTATTCCCGCGAGTTCAACCAGCCGCTGGGCCAGCTCGGCGGCATGATGCAGCAGGTGCAGTCGGGCGTGGCATCGGCGGAGCGCGTCTTCGAGTTCCTCGACGCCGAAGAAGAGCCCGCCGAGGAGCCCACCTCCCGCTTGGGTGGGCGTGCGAAGGGGCTCGTGGCATTCGAAGACGTCGACTTCGCTTATGACCCCGACAAGCCGCTGATCCAGGACCTCAGCCTGCGCGTGGAGCCGGGGCAGACCGCGGCGATCGTCGGCCCCACGGGGGCTGGCAAGACCACGCTGGTCAACCTCATCATGCGTTTCTACGACATCGATTCGGGCACCATCCGCCTCGATGGCGTCGACACCGCGCAGATGTCCCGCCACGAGCTGCGCTCCCAGGTGGGCATGGTGCTGCAGGACGCCGTGGTTTTCGAGGGCACCATCATGGACAACATCCGCTACGGCCGCCTCGACGCCACCGACGAGGAGGTCATTGCCGCCGCGAAGGCCACCTACGTGGACCGCTTCGTCCACTCCCTCCCCGACGGCTATGACACCAAGATTGACCAGGATGGCGGCGCGATTTCCGCCGGCGAACGTCAGCTCATCACCATCGCCCGCGCCTTCCTGGCGCAGCCGGCGCTGCTCATCCTCGATGAGGCCACCTCATCCGTGGATACCCGCACCGAGGTGCTCGTTCAGCAAGCCATGAATGCGCTGCGCGCGGACCGCACGTCCTTCATCATCGCGCACCGCCTCTCCACGATTCGCGACGCCGACCTCATCATCGTCATGGAAGAAGGCCGCATCGTCGAACAGGGCACCCACGCCGAGCTTCTCGACGCCCACGGCGCCTACTGGCGCCTCCACCAGTCCCAGTTCCGCGAGGACGAGAGCTAG
- a CDS encoding sulfate adenylyltransferase subunit 1: MTTTTLAPNVGALKQRDTLRLCTAGSVDDGKSTFVGRLLYDTKSVLADQVESMERSSADRGFDGMDLSLLVDGLRAEREQGITIDVAYRYFATDKRTFILADTPGHVQYMRNTVTGMSTSQVVVLLVDARNGVVEQTRRHLNVAALLGVRHVILGVNKIDLVDYDEATFRAIETEFNDIAARLGITDSVAIPISALKGDNVVERSTTMDWYEGPTVLETLETVPVATGRADDLDFRFPIQYVIREHASDYRGYAGRVKAGHVAVGDEVTLPGGRTSTVTAIDTTDGSLAEDEAARAGDSVVLRLADDIDLARGDLIAGTQRPEEVREFAATAVVLTDKELRAGQMVKLRYGAALVKARVASVERILDLDGVADVEAPESAALNDIAFITVQTQAELPVEDYAARGAVGNFLLIDQSSGNTLAAGFVGQRLR, encoded by the coding sequence ATGACGACCACCACCCTTGCGCCGAATGTCGGCGCCCTCAAACAGCGCGATACTCTGCGTCTGTGCACCGCCGGCTCCGTCGATGACGGCAAGTCCACCTTCGTGGGCCGTCTGCTTTATGACACCAAGTCCGTGCTCGCGGACCAGGTGGAGTCCATGGAGCGTTCCTCCGCCGACCGCGGTTTTGACGGCATGGATCTCTCTTTGCTGGTGGACGGCCTGCGTGCCGAGCGCGAGCAGGGCATCACCATCGACGTGGCCTACCGCTACTTCGCCACCGATAAGCGCACCTTCATTCTCGCCGATACCCCAGGACATGTGCAGTACATGCGCAATACGGTGACCGGCATGTCCACGTCCCAGGTGGTGGTGCTGCTTGTCGACGCCCGCAATGGCGTCGTCGAACAAACCCGCCGCCACCTCAACGTCGCAGCACTCTTGGGCGTGCGCCACGTCATCCTGGGCGTGAACAAGATCGATCTGGTGGACTATGACGAAGCAACCTTCCGCGCGATTGAGACGGAGTTCAACGACATTGCGGCGCGCTTGGGCATTACGGACTCTGTTGCCATCCCGATTTCTGCGCTCAAGGGCGATAACGTGGTGGAGCGCTCCACCACCATGGATTGGTACGAGGGGCCGACGGTCCTTGAAACGCTAGAGACCGTCCCCGTGGCCACCGGCCGCGCCGATGACTTGGACTTCCGTTTCCCTATCCAGTACGTCATTCGCGAACACGCCTCTGACTACCGCGGATATGCCGGCCGCGTGAAGGCCGGGCACGTGGCGGTGGGGGATGAGGTAACGCTCCCGGGCGGGCGCACCTCGACCGTCACCGCGATTGACACCACCGATGGCTCGCTTGCTGAAGACGAGGCGGCGCGCGCCGGCGACTCCGTGGTTCTGCGGCTGGCCGATGACATCGATTTGGCTCGCGGCGACCTCATCGCCGGCACGCAGCGCCCGGAGGAGGTGCGCGAATTCGCCGCCACCGCGGTGGTCCTCACGGACAAGGAGCTGCGCGCGGGACAGATGGTGAAGCTGCGGTATGGTGCGGCGCTGGTCAAGGCCCGCGTGGCGTCGGTGGAGCGCATCCTCGACCTCGATGGCGTGGCCGATGTTGAGGCGCCGGAATCAGCAGCCCTCAATGACATTGCGTTCATCACCGTCCAAACCCAGGCGGAGCTTCCCGTGGAGGATTATGCCGCTCGCGGCGCGGTGGGCAATTTCTTGCTCATTGATCAGTCCAGCGGCAACACCCTTGCCGCCGGCTTTGTAGGCCAGCGCCTGCGCTAG
- a CDS encoding LppP/LprE family lipoprotein gives MFTPRDFAGAALLCMPLIACAIPEEAQASPVVCEAGNPQAAFDDNVAHVPQWHGHEWALVDSSHFDPCAALSWQTISIKGATASSPHHIMLFHYGEYLGTATAEPYGFFPDVEQVNHNEISVTYHWPQDGDANAAPTGTSKASFRWDEVQNKVIMSGDVPPS, from the coding sequence ATGTTCACACCACGAGATTTCGCCGGAGCGGCACTCCTGTGCATGCCGCTCATCGCCTGCGCCATCCCTGAAGAAGCCCAGGCCAGCCCCGTAGTCTGCGAGGCCGGCAACCCCCAGGCGGCTTTCGATGACAACGTTGCCCACGTTCCTCAATGGCATGGCCACGAGTGGGCGCTGGTTGATTCTTCCCACTTCGATCCTTGCGCGGCCTTAAGCTGGCAGACCATCTCTATCAAGGGAGCCACGGCCTCCTCGCCGCACCACATCATGCTCTTCCACTATGGCGAGTACCTCGGCACCGCCACTGCTGAGCCTTATGGTTTCTTCCCCGACGTCGAGCAGGTCAATCACAACGAGATTTCCGTGACCTACCACTGGCCACAAGATGGCGACGCCAATGCCGCACCGACGGGTACGTCAAAGGCCAGCTTCCGCTGGGATGAAGTCCAGAACAAAGTCATCATGAGCGGCGACGTTCCGCCTAGCTAA